From the genome of Arthrobacter sp. SLBN-122:
TCCTGGGCTGGAAAGGGCATGTTTTTCGCGCCTTTGCCCTGCCAGCGTACTGCGAAATTCCGCGGTTTTTTGGCTGGCAAACCTCGCTGGGAAGTTTCGGTTCGCCGTAAAACTTCGGCTTACGGCGCCGTCATTCAATGCTCTTCCAGGCGCCGCGGCGTCTATTGACCCGTCCACCCGGCCGGTGTTGTGATGAAGGTGTGGCGCAGGCTGCGCCCTACCTGAAAGAGCACGTCAGGCGAATATACGGAGGTTGAATCATGAGCACCACCGGACAGCACCCGGACATGCCGCACCTGGACGCCGTCGAAGCGGACCCCGCCTACGATTACGCCGAGGATGCACCGGTAGACGATGCGGACTGGGACGCGGAGGACGGGTTGATTGACGAGGAAGAACCGGTGGTCCAGCCGCAGCCGGTAGTCATCGATGCCGAGGACCGTGAGGTCCCGCTGGACGACGACGAGCCCCGCGACACAGGCGAGTAGGACTTACGGCGGCGGCGCCTCCTTTTCGCTTCACGGTGAAAGGAGGCGCCGCCGTCGTGCTTAATGCTTTTGCAGCTTTGCGCTTGTGCAGGGTCAGCGGCCGGCCAGGACGTCCTCGGGCGCTTCCTCCGCCTCCTGCCCGGCAACGCGCAGCTGCCAGGCGCGCATCACCGCGGGATCCGTGGGGCGGCTGAGCAGCGAGGCTGCGATGTAGACGACCGCGGAGGCGATCAGGCCGTAGTAGATGGGCTCGTTGGCGTAGATGCCGTCCAGCGGCGCCTCGGCGTTCACTTCCAGGATGATCATGGTTCCCAGGGTCACCACTGATCCGACGGCCATGGAGGCCGCGGCCGCCACGCCGGTGCCGCGCTTCCACACCAGGCCGCCGAGGATGGCCACCAGCAGGCCGCCCACCAAGATGTCGTAGGCGATGGTCAGCGCAGCCACCACGTCCTTGGTGATGATGGCGATGACGATGGCCACGATGCCCAGTGCCAGGACCCAGAGGCGGTTGGCCTTGACGTCATGCTCCGGGTTCTCCGTTTCGCCGGTGTTGATGTCCTTGCCGAACCAGCCGGCGACGAACGGCAGCACGTCGGCGCGGGCAACGGTGGCGGCGGCGATGAGGGCGCCGGATGCCGTGGACATCATGGCTGCCACCGCCGCGGCCAGGACCAGCCCGCCGATGCCGACGGGGAGCAGGTTCTGGGCCACTTCGGCGTAGACGTCGTCCTTGGTGGCAATCTTGACGTTGGACAGGGCCACGTTGGCCGCCATCCCGATCAGCGCGCCGGCCACACCGTAGACGATGCAGTAGATGCCGGCGGTGGCGCCGCCCCAGCGGGCCACCTTGGGCGTCTTGGCCGTGAACACCCGCTGCCAGATGTCCTGGCCGATCAGCAGGCCCAGGGTGTAGACCACGAAGTAGGTGATGATGGTCTGGACGCCGATGCCGTCCATCTGGAAGAAGCTGGCATCCACACGGCTGCGGATGCCGTCCAGGCCGCCGGCGGCGTTCAGGGTGAACGGGAGCATGAGGAAGAAGATGCCCACCGTCTTGATGACGAACTGGACCTGGTCGGCAAGGGTGATGGACCACATGCCGCCGATGGTGGAGTACACCAGGACGATGGCGCCGCCGATGGCGATGGCCAGTGCCCGGTCCAGGCCGAACAGCACGACGAAGATGGTGGCGTAGGCGCCCGTTGAGGTGGCGCACAGCATCAGCGTGTAGGCGAGCATGACGATGCCCGAGGCTTCGGTGGCCTTGCTCCCGTAGCGGAGGGTGAGCATCTGGGACACTGTGTAGATCTTCAGCTTCTGGATGGTCCCGGCAAAGAGCAGGCTCAGCAGCAGGACGCCGGCGCCAATCGCCACCACCAGCCACATGCCGGAGATGCCGAACTTATAGCCAAGCCCCACGCCGCCCACGGTGGAAGCCCCGCCCAGGACGACGGCGGCCATGGTGCCGGTGTAAAGGAACGGTCCCAGGCGGCGGCCGGCAACGAGGAAATCACTGTTGTTCCTGGTGCGGGATTTGCCCCACCAGCCGAAGGCCAGCATTGCGAGCAGATACACCACCACGATGGCGATGTTGATGGAACTTGCATCCATAGTTGGCTCCTTGGAGCTGTTGGGGGTGTGGTGCCGGGGGCGAACGGCGCCCGGCACCGCCGTGGACGAACGAAGAGGGGATTCTGCTTTTCACCTATAGGCAACAGGAGTTTCACAGATTAGGGTGTGACGGCCGCAACAGTCAAGGGGCGGGGATACCGGCGGCCGCTCCCGTGTGGCATGGGCGTGTCACAAAAGCGCCGCCGATTAGT
Proteins encoded in this window:
- a CDS encoding sodium:solute symporter; protein product: MDASSINIAIVVVYLLAMLAFGWWGKSRTRNNSDFLVAGRRLGPFLYTGTMAAVVLGGASTVGGVGLGYKFGISGMWLVVAIGAGVLLLSLLFAGTIQKLKIYTVSQMLTLRYGSKATEASGIVMLAYTLMLCATSTGAYATIFVVLFGLDRALAIAIGGAIVLVYSTIGGMWSITLADQVQFVIKTVGIFFLMLPFTLNAAGGLDGIRSRVDASFFQMDGIGVQTIITYFVVYTLGLLIGQDIWQRVFTAKTPKVARWGGATAGIYCIVYGVAGALIGMAANVALSNVKIATKDDVYAEVAQNLLPVGIGGLVLAAAVAAMMSTASGALIAAATVARADVLPFVAGWFGKDINTGETENPEHDVKANRLWVLALGIVAIVIAIITKDVVAALTIAYDILVGGLLVAILGGLVWKRGTGVAAAASMAVGSVVTLGTMIILEVNAEAPLDGIYANEPIYYGLIASAVVYIAASLLSRPTDPAVMRAWQLRVAGQEAEEAPEDVLAGR